In Thermoanaerobaculales bacterium, one DNA window encodes the following:
- a CDS encoding DivIVA domain-containing protein — MPELSALDILGKQFSRRLRGYAPLEVHEFLSQVATSVEGLTRDRGELRQRVHRLEQELADYRERETALHEALVAAQRTAESTVAAARTESQKIIDDGHALAERLIEEANQRAQNIESLLCELRSRRREARSELMRVVEVLEGIVRDDQKREQDERATPQLAVLQRRAGSSSESSG, encoded by the coding sequence ATGCCAGAGCTCTCGGCCCTCGACATCCTCGGCAAGCAGTTCTCGCGGCGCCTGCGCGGCTACGCGCCGCTGGAGGTGCACGAGTTCCTGTCGCAGGTCGCGACGTCGGTCGAGGGGCTGACCCGCGACCGCGGCGAGCTCAGGCAGCGGGTCCACCGGCTCGAGCAGGAGCTCGCTGACTACCGGGAGCGGGAGACGGCGCTTCACGAGGCGCTGGTCGCCGCGCAGCGCACCGCCGAGTCGACGGTCGCCGCGGCGCGCACCGAGAGCCAGAAGATCATCGACGACGGCCACGCCCTCGCCGAGCGGCTGATCGAGGAGGCCAACCAGCGCGCCCAGAACATCGAGTCGCTGCTCTGCGAGCTGCGCTCGCGGCGCCGCGAGGCGCGGTCCGAGCTGATGAGGGTGGTCGAGGTGCTCGAGGGCATCGTGCGCGACGACCAGAAGCGCGAGCAGGACGAGCGCGCCACTCCGCAGCTGGCGGTCCTGCAGCGCCGCGCCGGGAGCTCCTCGGAGTCCTCGGGATGA
- a CDS encoding ABC transporter ATP-binding protein, translating to MAEIALSVEDLHKSFDPGLFERRVDVLRGLSLEVRAGETFGFLGPNGAGKTTTIKAITGLIRPDRGRITVCGMAHDRLEARAKIGFMAESPYVYNHLTGREFLEFHAELLGLDHARVAGRVDEVLGLVSMAGHAGRAMRTYSKGMQQRLSLAQALLGRPELLILDEPMSGLDPVGRRDVRDIILAEKARGTTVFFSSHIIPDVETICDRVAILVEGTVRAVGEVRELVAQEADAYELSFVGGDGSALATPLLARHQGSDAWWVRVSGEHRDRLIRELASSGARLVALSPVRSTLEEFVLRHYEGGGR from the coding sequence GTGGCAGAGATCGCGCTCAGCGTCGAGGACCTCCACAAGAGCTTCGACCCCGGCCTGTTCGAGCGGCGGGTCGACGTGCTCAGGGGCCTGTCCCTGGAGGTGCGCGCCGGCGAGACCTTCGGCTTCCTGGGGCCGAACGGGGCCGGCAAGACCACCACCATCAAGGCGATCACCGGGCTGATCCGGCCGGACCGCGGCCGGATCACGGTCTGCGGCATGGCCCACGACCGGCTCGAGGCGCGGGCGAAGATCGGCTTCATGGCGGAGAGCCCGTACGTCTACAACCACCTCACCGGCCGCGAGTTCCTCGAGTTCCACGCCGAGCTGCTCGGCCTCGACCACGCCCGGGTGGCGGGCCGGGTCGACGAGGTGCTCGGCCTGGTGTCGATGGCCGGACACGCCGGCCGCGCCATGCGCACCTACTCCAAGGGCATGCAGCAGCGGCTGTCGCTCGCGCAGGCGCTGCTCGGCCGGCCCGAGCTGCTGATCCTCGACGAGCCGATGAGCGGTCTCGATCCGGTAGGACGGCGGGACGTGCGCGACATCATCCTGGCCGAGAAGGCGCGCGGCACGACCGTGTTCTTCTCCAGCCACATCATCCCCGACGTGGAGACGATCTGTGACCGGGTCGCGATCCTGGTCGAGGGCACGGTGCGCGCGGTCGGAGAGGTCCGCGAGCTGGTGGCGCAGGAGGCCGACGCCTACGAGCTGTCGTTCGTCGGCGGCGACGGCAGCGCGCTCGCAACGCCGCTGCTGGCGAGACACCAGGGCAGCGACGCGTGGTGGGTCCGGGTTTCCGGCGAGCACCGCGACCGGCTGATCCGGGAGCTCGCGTCCTCGGGCGCCCGGCTGGTGGCGCTGTCGCCGGTCCGCAGCACCCTTGAGGAGTTCGTGCTGCGGCACTACGAGGGAGGCGGGCGATGA
- a CDS encoding ABC transporter permease subunit: MRAVMAIARNTFREALRDRVLYLFLGFALLLLACSKLFGLLTVGDEGKVIKDFGLAGIQFFTMLIAVMMSVLLISREVDSRTVYNILAKPVRRWQFLIGKYLGLLATVALNLALMTVVLVAVTLVYLGELDAGLLFAAAMTLLEMALLTAFATLFAVLTRPMLGTVFTLAVFVIGHVSHDIWQLTRHVDSGLVRPLVAALYAVLPNLERFNFKSAVVHDLEVSSTEVALAVGYGLAYTAMVLVLACARFRSKDLM, from the coding sequence ATGAGGGCGGTGATGGCGATCGCCCGCAACACCTTCCGCGAGGCCCTGCGGGACCGGGTGCTCTACCTGTTCCTCGGCTTCGCGCTGCTGCTGCTGGCATGCTCGAAGCTGTTCGGCCTGCTGACGGTCGGCGACGAGGGCAAGGTCATCAAGGACTTCGGGCTCGCCGGCATCCAGTTCTTCACGATGCTGATCGCGGTGATGATGAGCGTGCTGCTGATCAGCCGCGAGGTCGACAGCCGGACGGTCTACAACATCCTCGCCAAGCCGGTGCGGCGCTGGCAGTTCCTGATCGGCAAGTACCTCGGGTTGCTGGCCACGGTGGCGTTGAACCTGGCGTTGATGACGGTGGTGCTGGTCGCGGTGACGCTCGTGTACCTGGGCGAGCTGGATGCCGGGCTGCTGTTCGCCGCCGCCATGACCCTGCTCGAGATGGCGCTGCTGACCGCCTTCGCGACCCTGTTCGCGGTCCTGACCCGGCCCATGCTCGGCACCGTCTTCACGCTCGCGGTGTTCGTGATCGGGCACGTGTCCCACGACATCTGGCAGCTCACGCGGCACGTCGACAGCGGGCTGGTGCGACCGCTGGTCGCCGCGCTGTACGCGGTCCTGCCCAACCTCGAGCGCTTCAACTTCAAGTCCGCGGTGGTGCACGACCTGGAGGTCTCCTCGACCGAGGTGGCGCTGGCCGTGGGGTACGGCCTCGCCTACACCGCGATGGTGCTGGTGCTGGCGTGCGCGCGCTTCCGCAGCAAGGACCTGATGTGA
- the def gene encoding peptide deformylase, producing MITDPAAARLLEIVRLGHPVLRATAEPVPEEWFGSGRLKELGDALVRTMLEGEGVGLAAPQVAEPLRLFAYWLPSADDRDELAPTVIVNPEIRAIGDLLIEGWEGCLSIPGLRGLVPRAERVKLKGRAIDGEAISLTADSFHARVLQHEYDHLDGIVFLDRMASPASLAFEPEWERYVLDGGRHDD from the coding sequence GTGATCACGGACCCGGCAGCCGCGCGCCTGCTCGAGATCGTCCGCCTCGGCCATCCGGTGCTGCGAGCCACCGCCGAGCCGGTGCCCGAGGAGTGGTTCGGCAGTGGCCGCCTCAAGGAGCTCGGCGACGCTCTCGTCCGCACCATGCTCGAGGGCGAGGGGGTCGGCCTTGCAGCGCCGCAGGTGGCGGAGCCGCTGCGCCTGTTCGCCTACTGGCTGCCGTCGGCCGACGACCGCGACGAGCTCGCGCCGACGGTGATCGTCAACCCCGAGATCCGCGCCATCGGCGACCTGCTGATCGAGGGCTGGGAGGGCTGCCTGTCGATCCCGGGCCTGCGCGGGCTGGTGCCGCGAGCCGAGCGCGTCAAGCTCAAGGGGCGCGCCATCGACGGGGAGGCGATCTCGCTGACCGCCGACTCCTTCCACGCCCGGGTCCTCCAGCACGAGTACGATCACCTCGACGGCATCGTGTTCCTCGACCGAATGGCCTCCCCTGCGTCGCTCGCCTTCGAGCCCGAGTGGGAGCGCTACGTACTCGACGGAGGCCGGCACGACGACTGA